The Oncorhynchus tshawytscha isolate Ot180627B linkage group LG08, Otsh_v2.0, whole genome shotgun sequence genome window below encodes:
- the LOC112260949 gene encoding neuropeptide Y receptor type 2-like, with product MDTTSTHMQQGILGNDSLSLHLDRPGFHSDITKHVGVQTALITAYSLIILLGLVGNALVIYMIIRFRNMRTVTNFFIANLALADLLVDTLCLPFTLVYTLLDEWKFGAVLCHMVPFAQALSVHVSILTLTVIALERYRCIVFHLGQRLTWRSSLLIMALTWTLSAVLAGPLAIFREYRQEEIPSINLRISVCYEKWPYGSSRDGVIYSLSMLVLQYVLPLSIISYAYICIWVKLKNHVSPASRIDAIQRRKKTTKMLVMVVVVFATCWLPFHLFQLASDLDLVLSLRQYKLIYTLFHIVAMCSTFANPLLYGWMNKNYRNGFVMVFRCEAKPDSIHPEGSFRTRSLRRMSLNGGHSPTAV from the coding sequence ATGGACACCACCTCCACCCACATGCAACAAGGCATCCTGGGTAACGACAGTCTCAGCCTCCACCTCGACCGGCCGGGGTTCCACTCTGACATCACCAAGCATGTAGGAGTCCAGACTGCTTTGATCACAGCGTATAGTCTGATCATCCTACTGGGTCTAGTAGGCAACGCCCTTGTCATCTACATGATCATCCGCTTCCGGAACATGAGGACAGTCACTAACTTCTTCATAGCTAACCTGGCCCTGGCCGACCTGTTGGTGGATACGTTGTGTTTACCGTTCACACTGGTTTATACCTTGCTCGACGAGTGGAAGTTCGGCGCGGTGCTGTGTCACATGGTCCCGTTCGCCCAGGCGCTGAGCGTGCACGTATCGATCCTGACGCTGACCGTCATCGCTCTGGAGCGCTACAGGTGTATCGTGTTCCACCTGGGCCAGCGCCTCACCTGGCGAAGCAGCCTTCTCATCATGGCTCTCACCTGGACGCTGTCCGCCGTGCTGGCCGGCCCGCTCGCCATCTTCAGAGAGTACCGTCAGGAGGAGATCCCGTCCATCAACCTGAGGATCTCAGTCTGCTATGAGAAGTGGCCTTACGGCAGCAGCAGAGACGGAGTCATTTACAGCCTGTCTATGTTAGTGCTGCAGTACGTGCTGCCACTCTCCATCATCAGTTATGCCTACATCTGCATCTGGGTGAAGCTAAAGAACCACGTGAGTCCAGCGAGCCGCATCGACGCCATTCAGCGCAGGAAGAAGACCACCAAGATGCTGGTTATGGTGGTTGTAGTCTTCGCCACATGCTGGCTACCCTTCCACCTGTTTCAACTAGCCAGTGACCTAGACCTGGTCCTCAGCTTAAGACAATACAAGCTCATCTATACTCTCTTCCACATCGTAGCCATGTGCTCCACCTTCGCCAACCCGCTCCTGTACGGCTGGATGAATAAGAACTACAGGAATGGGTTCGTCATGGTGTTCAGGTGTGAGGCTAAACCAGACAGTATTCACCCTGAGGGATCCTTCAGGACCCGGTCACTAAGGaggatgtctctgaatggaggaCACTCTCCTACGGCCgtctga